The Achromobacter deleyi genome has a window encoding:
- a CDS encoding MurR/RpiR family transcriptional regulator, with protein sequence MPLPSALLLTLQEKLEQLPPELQRAAHWVVAHPAEVGLWSMRRQAQTLGVAPATMLRLARAVGYASYEDFRQPFQQALAGQSQPGLRDRAAALQAAAGESAAPGHDVLTDYQIQAMGSVCALNPPAAFDAAVQTLLEARQVGFLGTRSAFGIAFQMRYAYQLVRRNSVLIDGMGGAPAEQADNLGPGDALIVISQAPYPTATVQLARQAAQRGVALIALTDDPLSPLAVDARHTLRFAPPDRDGVQARPARQGPGSFFHTTAGLLGLAEHLIARLTARGGDEVLNRLTEVEQRLRADNVYWSGAGPRRPG encoded by the coding sequence ATGCCTCTGCCGTCCGCCCTCCTCCTGACCCTGCAGGAAAAACTGGAGCAACTGCCGCCCGAATTGCAGCGCGCGGCGCACTGGGTCGTGGCGCACCCCGCCGAAGTGGGCCTTTGGTCGATGCGGCGCCAGGCGCAGACGCTGGGGGTGGCGCCCGCCACCATGCTGCGGCTGGCGCGCGCGGTCGGGTATGCGAGCTATGAGGATTTCCGCCAGCCCTTCCAGCAGGCGCTGGCCGGGCAAAGCCAACCGGGGCTGCGCGACCGCGCCGCCGCCCTGCAGGCCGCGGCGGGCGAATCCGCCGCACCCGGGCATGACGTACTGACCGACTATCAGATCCAGGCCATGGGCTCGGTTTGCGCGTTGAATCCGCCCGCCGCCTTCGACGCGGCCGTGCAGACCCTGCTGGAAGCCCGCCAGGTCGGCTTCCTGGGCACGCGTTCGGCCTTCGGCATTGCGTTCCAGATGCGCTATGCATACCAGCTGGTGCGCCGCAACAGCGTCCTGATCGACGGCATGGGTGGCGCCCCCGCCGAACAGGCCGACAACCTGGGGCCCGGCGACGCGCTGATCGTCATCTCGCAGGCGCCCTATCCGACCGCCACCGTCCAACTGGCACGCCAGGCGGCCCAGCGCGGCGTGGCGCTGATCGCGCTGACCGACGACCCGCTGTCGCCGCTTGCCGTCGACGCCCGCCACACGCTGCGTTTTGCCCCCCCCGACCGGGATGGCGTACAGGCGCGGCCTGCGCGCCAGGGACCTGGATCCTTCTTTCACACCACCGCGGGCCTGCTCGGGCTGGCCGAACATCTGATCGCGCGCCTGACCGCGCGCGGCGGCGATGAGGTGCTGAACCGCCTGACCGAGGTGGAACAGCGCCTGCGCGCCGACAACGTCTACTGGAGCGGCGCCGGCCCGCGCCGGCCAGGCTGA
- a CDS encoding MOSC domain-containing protein encodes MSARILSLHIYPVKSCAGIDLTESPIDRAGLAHDRRWMVVGADGQFMTQRQWPAMALIRTALTADALRLSAPGMADLDVPLDGTELEPGAETVAVWSDTISARRESAGAGQWLSEFLKTPCRLLKVDAAAQRTAKPDWVSRWTDAHPDLSDAFVGDHYFGFADGFPLLVANQASLDDLNARLQAKGAAPVPMDRFRPNIVVQGEWEPFEEDHTAMITAAEVRMAFVKPCTRCSIPDIDQRTARQYDEPGRTLAGYRNLEIGVVFGQNAILDAPTGARLKVGDAVEIELDF; translated from the coding sequence ATGTCCGCCCGTATCCTCAGCCTGCATATCTATCCCGTCAAATCCTGCGCGGGTATCGACCTGACCGAATCGCCCATCGACCGCGCCGGCCTGGCCCATGACCGCCGCTGGATGGTGGTCGGCGCCGACGGCCAGTTCATGACCCAACGCCAATGGCCGGCCATGGCGCTGATCCGCACGGCGCTCACCGCCGACGCGCTGCGCCTGTCCGCGCCCGGCATGGCGGACCTGGATGTACCCCTGGATGGAACGGAACTGGAGCCGGGGGCGGAAACCGTGGCGGTATGGAGCGACACCATTTCCGCCCGGCGCGAAAGCGCGGGCGCGGGGCAATGGCTATCCGAATTCCTCAAGACGCCGTGCCGGCTGCTCAAGGTGGATGCCGCCGCGCAACGCACCGCCAAACCCGACTGGGTTTCGCGGTGGACCGACGCGCATCCCGACCTGTCGGACGCCTTCGTGGGGGATCACTACTTCGGCTTTGCCGACGGCTTTCCGCTGCTGGTGGCCAACCAGGCATCGCTGGACGACCTGAACGCCCGCCTGCAGGCCAAGGGCGCGGCGCCGGTGCCGATGGACCGGTTTCGCCCCAACATCGTGGTCCAGGGCGAATGGGAGCCTTTCGAGGAAGACCATACCGCCATGATCACCGCGGCGGAGGTGCGAATGGCTTTCGTGAAACCTTGCACCCGTTGTTCGATTCCCGATATCGACCAGCGCACCGCGCGACAATATGACGAACCGGGGCGCACGCTGGCGGGCTATCGCAACCTGGAGATCGGCGTGGTGTTCGGCCAGAACGCCATCCTGGACGCCCCGACGGGGGCGCGGTTGAAGGTGGGCGACGCGGTCGAGATCGAACTGGATTTCTGA
- a CDS encoding D-amino acid dehydrogenase, whose amino-acid sequence MKVAVLGSGIIGISSAWWLSQAGHDVVVIDRCTGPAQETSLANGAQISVSYAEPWANPQAPLKLLKWMFRDDAPLLFRPQLDWRQWMWGLAFLRECLPGRLAPNIRAMVRMAEYSRSTLRGMRSELGIQYDHLERGILNFYRDPHEFENSQRAAGLMRDFGVERRVVSTDEVIAIEPALAPHRGTIVGGDYTPEDESGDVHLFTVALAEHCVRAGVEFRYSTRATRLLTTGGAVQGVELIQPDGQYTSLAADAYVVAMGSFSPALLRPLGIPCNVYPAKGYSATYPVLNPDLTPTVSLTDSSHKIVFSRLGDRLRMAGTAELSGYSRGLNTGRCEALTRLARELFPDALDFGRVSYWAGLRPSTPSNVPIIGRSRIPNLYINTGHGTLGWTMGVGSGRALADLLSGRRPEPEFPFLGL is encoded by the coding sequence ATGAAAGTAGCGGTATTGGGTAGCGGCATTATCGGCATCTCCAGCGCCTGGTGGCTAAGCCAGGCGGGCCACGACGTTGTGGTGATAGATCGCTGCACCGGTCCCGCACAGGAAACCAGCCTGGCCAATGGCGCGCAGATTTCCGTGTCCTATGCCGAACCCTGGGCCAACCCGCAAGCGCCGCTCAAGCTGCTGAAATGGATGTTCCGGGACGATGCTCCGCTGCTGTTCCGTCCTCAGCTGGACTGGCGGCAATGGATGTGGGGCCTGGCGTTCCTGCGCGAGTGCCTGCCCGGCCGCCTTGCTCCGAACATCCGCGCCATGGTCCGCATGGCTGAGTACAGCCGCAGCACCTTGCGCGGCATGCGCTCGGAGCTGGGCATCCAGTATGACCACCTCGAACGCGGCATCCTGAATTTCTACCGCGATCCCCATGAATTCGAAAACTCGCAGCGCGCAGCCGGCCTGATGCGAGATTTCGGCGTCGAGCGCCGCGTGGTCTCCACCGACGAAGTCATCGCGATCGAACCGGCGCTGGCGCCGCATCGCGGCACCATCGTCGGGGGCGACTACACGCCCGAGGACGAAAGTGGGGACGTGCACCTGTTTACGGTGGCGCTGGCCGAGCATTGCGTCCGCGCGGGCGTCGAGTTCCGCTACAGCACGCGCGCGACGCGCCTGCTGACCACGGGCGGCGCCGTGCAGGGCGTGGAACTCATCCAGCCCGACGGCCAGTACACGTCCTTGGCGGCCGACGCCTATGTCGTGGCGATGGGCAGTTTCAGCCCCGCGCTGCTGCGTCCCCTGGGCATTCCGTGCAACGTCTATCCAGCCAAGGGATATTCGGCGACGTATCCGGTCTTGAATCCGGATCTGACGCCGACGGTCAGCCTGACGGACAGCAGCCACAAAATTGTCTTCTCGCGCCTGGGCGACCGGCTGCGCATGGCCGGCACCGCGGAACTGTCCGGCTATTCCCGCGGTCTGAACACCGGCCGCTGCGAAGCCCTGACTCGCCTGGCGCGAGAGCTCTTTCCCGACGCGCTCGATTTCGGACGCGTCAGCTATTGGGCGGGCTTGCGCCCGTCCACCCCCTCGAACGTGCCCATCATTGGCCGCAGCCGTATCCCCAATTTGTATATCAATACAGGACACGGTACGCTAGGCTGGACGATGGGTGTTGGCTCGGGCCGGGCATTGGCCGATCTGCTCAGTGGACGGCGGCCAGAACCGGAATTCCCTTTTCTTGGTCTGTGA
- the ectA gene encoding diaminobutyrate acetyltransferase, whose translation MKKNELDTPTLSSAVAPAVSAQTHTMRLPDRKDGAAIHRLISECPPLDLNSLYAYLLQCEHFRDTCVLAESAGGRINGFISAYVIPARPDVLFVWQVAVHARARGHRLGRAMLRALLQRKGLEHVRYLETTVGPDNQASRRTFAGLAGEVGAHVSEQPFFDRQLFGGADHDDEMLLRIGPFALPAP comes from the coding sequence ATGAAGAAAAACGAACTGGATACCCCAACACTCTCAAGTGCCGTGGCGCCGGCGGTCAGCGCGCAGACCCATACCATGCGTCTGCCCGACCGCAAAGACGGCGCCGCCATCCACCGCCTCATTTCTGAGTGCCCGCCACTCGACCTGAATTCCCTCTACGCGTACCTGCTCCAGTGCGAGCACTTTCGCGACACCTGCGTCCTGGCCGAAAGCGCCGGAGGACGCATCAACGGTTTTATCTCCGCTTATGTGATCCCGGCCCGACCCGACGTACTGTTCGTCTGGCAGGTCGCGGTACACGCCCGCGCACGCGGCCATCGGTTGGGCCGCGCCATGCTCCGGGCGCTCTTGCAGCGCAAGGGACTCGAGCATGTCCGCTATCTTGAAACCACGGTGGGGCCTGACAACCAGGCATCGCGCCGAACCTTTGCCGGCCTTGCCGGCGAGGTGGGCGCCCACGTCTCCGAACAGCCGTTCTTCGACCGGCAACTCTTCGGCGGTGCGGACCATGACGACGAGATGTTGTTGAGGATAGGTCCGTTCGCCTTGCCGGCCCCATAG
- the ectB gene encoding diaminobutyrate--2-oxoglutarate transaminase produces MDLKIFDRMESEVRGYIRSFPVIFNLARGSTLIDEEGTEYIDFFSGAGTLNYGHNNPVLKEKLLEYVQSDGVVHGLDMATSAKKRFLETVDRVLLKPRNWQYTLQFTGPTGTNAVEAALKIARQVKGRPNVISFTHGFHGVSGGSLAATANMKFRDAAGYALGNTTFMPYDGYFGPDVDTMSYLERMLEDPSSGMDKPAAVIVETVQGEGGVNVATLRWLKELEKLCKRHDMLLIVDDIQVGCGRTGTFFSFETAGIRPDIITLSKSLSGFGLPMSLVLMKPELDIWKPGAHSGTFRGNNLAFVTATQALETYWTNTAFTAEIQRKERLVGDWLENLVHSYPNAGLSARGRGLIQGLVANTTPALANRISQCAFKKGVVIETSGAHDEVLKLLPALTIEEDLLAKGLDLIEASVAEALADEGQSARILKFGGKRQ; encoded by the coding sequence ATGGACTTGAAAATCTTTGACCGTATGGAGTCGGAAGTGCGGGGCTACATCCGGTCGTTTCCCGTGATATTCAACCTGGCCCGGGGCTCGACCCTCATTGATGAGGAGGGCACCGAGTACATCGACTTCTTCAGCGGCGCAGGCACGCTGAACTATGGTCACAACAATCCTGTTCTCAAGGAAAAGCTGCTGGAGTATGTACAGTCGGACGGCGTCGTCCATGGACTGGACATGGCCACCAGCGCGAAGAAGCGTTTCCTGGAGACGGTGGATCGCGTGCTGCTCAAGCCGCGCAACTGGCAGTACACGCTGCAGTTCACGGGCCCGACCGGCACCAATGCCGTCGAAGCCGCGTTGAAGATCGCGCGGCAGGTGAAGGGGCGTCCCAACGTCATTTCCTTCACGCACGGCTTTCATGGCGTGAGCGGCGGCTCGCTTGCCGCGACCGCCAACATGAAGTTCCGCGATGCCGCCGGCTACGCGCTGGGCAATACGACGTTCATGCCGTACGACGGCTACTTCGGTCCGGACGTGGACACCATGTCCTATCTGGAACGCATGCTGGAGGACCCCAGCAGCGGCATGGACAAGCCGGCTGCCGTCATCGTGGAAACGGTGCAGGGCGAAGGCGGCGTCAACGTCGCCACGCTGCGCTGGCTCAAAGAGCTGGAAAAGCTGTGCAAGCGCCACGACATGCTGCTGATCGTCGACGACATCCAGGTTGGCTGCGGCCGCACGGGTACGTTCTTCAGCTTCGAGACCGCCGGCATCCGCCCGGACATCATCACGCTGTCGAAGTCGCTGTCCGGCTTTGGCCTGCCCATGTCGCTGGTGCTGATGAAGCCCGAACTGGACATCTGGAAGCCCGGCGCCCACAGCGGCACCTTCCGCGGCAACAACCTGGCTTTCGTCACCGCGACCCAGGCGCTGGAAACCTACTGGACCAATACGGCCTTCACCGCCGAGATCCAGCGCAAGGAGCGCCTGGTGGGAGATTGGCTGGAGAACCTGGTGCACAGCTATCCCAACGCCGGCCTGTCGGCGCGGGGCCGCGGCCTGATCCAGGGGCTGGTGGCCAACACCACGCCGGCGCTGGCCAACCGTATCTCCCAGTGCGCCTTCAAGAAGGGCGTCGTGATCGAAACCTCGGGCGCGCATGACGAAGTGCTCAAGCTCTTGCCCGCGCTGACGATCGAGGAAGACCTGCTGGCCAAGGGCCTGGATCTGATCGAGGCCAGCGTGGCCGAAGCGCTGGCCGATGAGGGGCAGTCCGCCCGCATCCTGAAATTTGGAGGAAAACGTCAATGA
- the thpD gene encoding ectoine hydroxylase, translating to MISPAQDPYASRTDRSSAIISRQDPVVYEDGEYAGALSGEQVGQYERDGFLLLENLFSEAEIRALSAEVERMTRDPSIIRREESITEPGSNAVRSIFMVHVLNPMMARLVRDPRLVNVARQILGSEVYIHQSRANMKPGFKGKEFYWHSDFETWHVEDGMPSMRALSCSVLLTDNNECNGPLMLVPGSHRQFISCVGETPNEHYKQSLKKQEYGVPDPVSLQLLVEQGGIRSMTAKAGSVVFFDCNTMHGSNSNISPWPRANVFMVYNSMENTLSPPKYGLTPRPEHIATRKGFKAVTPLDALKLVGG from the coding sequence ATGATCTCACCTGCACAGGATCCGTACGCATCCCGTACGGATCGAAGTTCCGCCATCATCTCCCGCCAGGATCCGGTGGTCTACGAGGACGGCGAGTACGCCGGCGCCTTGAGCGGCGAGCAAGTCGGACAATATGAGCGAGACGGGTTTCTCCTGCTCGAGAACCTGTTCTCGGAAGCCGAGATCCGCGCGCTGTCGGCCGAGGTCGAGCGCATGACGCGCGATCCGTCGATCATCCGGCGCGAAGAGTCCATCACCGAGCCAGGCAGCAACGCCGTGCGGTCCATCTTCATGGTGCATGTGCTCAATCCCATGATGGCGCGCCTGGTGCGCGATCCCCGGCTGGTCAACGTGGCGCGCCAGATCCTCGGTTCCGAGGTGTACATCCATCAGTCGCGCGCCAACATGAAGCCGGGCTTCAAGGGCAAGGAGTTCTATTGGCACTCCGACTTCGAGACCTGGCATGTCGAGGACGGCATGCCCTCGATGCGCGCGCTCAGCTGCTCGGTGCTGCTGACCGACAACAACGAATGCAATGGCCCCCTGATGCTGGTTCCAGGATCGCACCGGCAGTTCATCTCGTGCGTCGGCGAAACCCCGAACGAGCATTACAAGCAGTCGCTGAAGAAGCAGGAGTACGGCGTGCCGGATCCGGTCAGCCTGCAGCTGCTGGTGGAGCAGGGCGGCATCCGTTCCATGACCGCCAAGGCCGGTTCGGTGGTGTTCTTCGACTGCAACACGATGCACGGTTCGAACAGCAATATCTCGCCGTGGCCGCGCGCCAATGTCTTCATGGTCTACAACAGCATGGAGAACACCTTGAGCCCGCCCAAGTACGGGCTGACGCCGCGTCCCGAACACATCGCGACGCGCAAGGGCTTCAAGGCGGTCACACCGCTGGACGCCTTGAAGCTGGTTGGCGGTTAA
- a CDS encoding CDP-6-deoxy-delta-3,4-glucoseen reductase codes for MSFQVTIQPSKHQFPVEAGQTVLDAALAAGIVLPYSCRNGACSTCKGKVVSGEFDAGQYPAQILSPEELADGYTLFCQARPESDLVVESTEVRLASDIQIRKLPSRVQTLERVAPDVTVLKLQLPASEQFRYYAGQYIEVILKDGRRRSYSMAGAPHTGSPLELHIRHMPGGLFTDHVFGAGDTQMKEREILRLEGPFGSFFLREDSDKPIVLLASGTGFAPVKAIVEHMIHKNIARPVTLYWGGRRPQDLYMDALAQSWSGLLPNFSYVPVVSNAVQEDGWTGRSGFVHEAVMNDIADLSGYQVYACGTPLMVDAARREFSTQNGLPPEEFYADAFTSEADLAKAAS; via the coding sequence ATGAGCTTCCAGGTCACCATCCAACCCAGCAAGCATCAATTCCCGGTCGAGGCCGGCCAGACCGTGCTCGACGCCGCCCTGGCGGCAGGCATCGTGCTGCCCTACAGCTGTCGCAACGGCGCGTGCTCCACCTGCAAGGGCAAAGTGGTGTCCGGGGAGTTCGACGCCGGCCAGTATCCCGCGCAGATACTCTCGCCCGAAGAGCTGGCCGACGGCTATACCCTGTTTTGCCAGGCGCGGCCCGAGTCCGATCTGGTGGTCGAATCCACCGAGGTCCGGCTGGCCAGCGATATCCAGATCCGCAAGCTGCCGTCGCGCGTGCAGACACTGGAACGCGTGGCGCCGGACGTCACGGTGCTCAAGCTGCAACTGCCCGCATCCGAGCAGTTCCGCTACTACGCGGGGCAATACATTGAAGTCATCCTGAAGGATGGCCGCCGCCGCAGCTATTCCATGGCGGGCGCGCCCCATACCGGCAGCCCGCTGGAACTGCACATCCGCCACATGCCCGGTGGCCTGTTCACCGACCATGTCTTCGGCGCCGGCGACACGCAGATGAAAGAGCGCGAGATCCTGCGCCTGGAAGGGCCGTTCGGCTCCTTCTTCCTGCGTGAAGACAGCGACAAGCCCATCGTGCTGCTTGCCAGCGGCACGGGCTTCGCCCCGGTCAAGGCGATCGTGGAGCACATGATCCACAAGAACATCGCGCGCCCGGTCACGCTCTATTGGGGCGGCCGCCGTCCGCAAGACCTCTACATGGACGCCCTGGCGCAATCCTGGTCCGGCCTGCTGCCGAATTTCAGCTACGTGCCCGTGGTGTCCAATGCCGTGCAGGAAGACGGCTGGACCGGCCGCAGCGGCTTTGTCCACGAAGCCGTCATGAATGACATCGCCGATCTCTCGGGTTATCAGGTCTATGCCTGCGGCACGCCGCTGATGGTGGACGCGGCACGGCGCGAGTTCAGCACGCAGAACGGCCTGCCGCCAGAAGAGTTCTACGCGGACGCGTTCACGTCCGAAGCCGACCTGGCGAAAGCCGCGTCGTAA
- a CDS encoding MarR family winged helix-turn-helix transcriptional regulator has product MTDTAKSDPSQQYDLRILRALRRITRSIALHSRQLSAVSHITAPQLMCLRTVISNGPMTATAISREMHVSPSTVVGILDRLEDKGLIRRERGREDRRIVFVTATDAGRELAQGAPSPLQKHLADALNALPELEQATITLSLERIVALMEQDCQAAVDTHGDVSSPILEVPTGGAPPESGIVA; this is encoded by the coding sequence ATGACCGACACCGCGAAATCCGATCCTTCACAGCAGTACGACCTGCGCATTTTGCGAGCCCTGCGCCGCATCACGCGTTCGATCGCGCTGCATTCGCGCCAGTTGTCCGCGGTCAGCCATATCACCGCCCCGCAACTGATGTGCCTGCGTACGGTGATCTCCAATGGGCCAATGACGGCCACGGCCATCAGCCGGGAGATGCACGTCAGCCCCAGCACGGTGGTCGGCATCCTGGATCGCCTGGAAGACAAGGGCTTGATCCGCCGCGAGCGGGGCCGCGAAGACCGCCGCATCGTGTTTGTCACCGCCACGGACGCCGGGCGGGAGTTGGCGCAAGGCGCGCCGTCGCCGCTGCAAAAGCACCTGGCCGACGCGCTCAACGCCTTGCCGGAATTGGAACAGGCCACCATCACGCTGTCCCTGGAGCGCATCGTGGCGCTCATGGAACAGGACTGTCAGGCCGCTGTCGACACGCATGGCGACGTGTCGTCGCCCATCCTTGAAGTGCCCACGGGCGGGGCACCCCCAGAATCGGGAATCGTCGCATGA
- a CDS encoding aspartate aminotransferase family protein has translation MSQTHVLHRSLRQTPPVAVRGQGVWIHDSAGRAYIDGSGGAAVSCLGHNHPDIQAAMHAQIDALAYAHTSFFTTEVAEQLADRLVADAPAGTSHAYFVSGGSEAVEAALKMARQYFVEIGQPQRRHIVARRQSYHGNTLGALAVGGNAWRRAQFAPLLIEVEHVSPCYAYRDQRDNESAEQYGERLAQELEQTFERLGPDNVMAFVAEPVVGATSGAVTAVPGYFRRVREVCDRHGVLLIADEVMCGMGRTGTLYAVEQEGIAPDLITIAKGLGGGYQPIGAVMAQQRIVDAMQQGSGFFQHGHTYLGHAIACAASLAVQDVIRRDNLLERVRIQGAGLRQRLEQALGNHPHVGDIRGRGLFMGVELVQDRATKQTFDPALALHARIKREAMTRGLMVYPMGGTIDGRQGDHVLLAPPFIISDDELDQLTERLAGAINAGIAQAGG, from the coding sequence ATGAGCCAGACCCACGTCCTGCATCGTTCTCTACGCCAGACGCCCCCCGTCGCCGTACGCGGCCAGGGCGTGTGGATCCACGACAGCGCCGGCCGCGCCTACATCGACGGCTCCGGCGGCGCCGCGGTGTCCTGCCTGGGACACAACCATCCGGACATCCAGGCCGCCATGCATGCGCAGATCGACGCGCTGGCCTATGCCCACACCAGCTTCTTCACCACCGAAGTCGCCGAACAGCTGGCCGACCGGCTGGTGGCCGATGCGCCGGCAGGCACTTCGCACGCCTACTTCGTGTCAGGCGGCTCCGAAGCGGTGGAAGCCGCCTTGAAGATGGCGCGGCAGTATTTCGTGGAAATCGGCCAGCCGCAGCGCCGTCACATCGTCGCGCGCAGGCAGAGCTATCACGGCAACACGCTGGGCGCGCTGGCGGTGGGCGGCAATGCCTGGCGCCGCGCGCAGTTCGCGCCGCTGCTGATCGAGGTGGAGCACGTCTCGCCCTGCTACGCCTACCGCGACCAGCGCGACAACGAAAGCGCCGAGCAATACGGCGAACGCCTGGCGCAAGAGCTCGAGCAGACGTTCGAGCGCCTGGGACCCGACAACGTGATGGCCTTCGTAGCCGAGCCGGTGGTGGGCGCCACGTCCGGCGCCGTCACGGCGGTGCCCGGCTATTTCCGCCGCGTGCGCGAGGTATGCGACCGCCACGGCGTCCTGCTCATCGCCGACGAAGTCATGTGCGGCATGGGCCGCACCGGCACCCTGTACGCCGTGGAGCAGGAAGGCATCGCGCCCGACCTGATCACGATCGCCAAGGGCCTGGGCGGGGGCTATCAGCCCATCGGCGCGGTGATGGCGCAGCAACGCATCGTGGACGCCATGCAGCAAGGCAGCGGCTTTTTCCAGCATGGCCACACCTACCTGGGCCACGCCATCGCCTGCGCGGCATCGCTGGCGGTTCAGGACGTGATCCGCCGCGACAACCTGCTGGAGCGCGTGCGCATCCAGGGCGCAGGCCTGCGGCAGCGCCTGGAACAGGCGCTGGGCAACCATCCTCATGTGGGCGACATTCGCGGGCGCGGCCTGTTCATGGGCGTGGAACTGGTGCAGGACCGGGCGACCAAGCAGACCTTCGATCCCGCCCTCGCGCTGCATGCGCGGATCAAGCGCGAAGCCATGACGCGCGGCCTGATGGTCTACCCGATGGGCGGCACCATCGACGGCCGCCAGGGCGACCACGTGCTGCTGGCTCCGCCTTTCATCATTTCCGACGACGAACTCGACCAACTGACAGAACGGCTGGCCGGCGCCATCAACGCCGGTATTGCCCAGGCTGGCGGCTAG
- a CDS encoding ectoine synthase has translation MIVRNVKDVIGTADEVRTDTWVSRRVLLKKDGMGFSFHETTIFPGGRTHIHYKNHLEAVWCIEGDGSIETIADGKKYDLGPGVVYALNEHDEHWLCGGKEPLRVICVFNPPLTGQEVHDKEGVYALPEAVAA, from the coding sequence ATGATCGTACGCAATGTCAAAGATGTGATCGGCACCGCCGACGAAGTCCGCACCGACACCTGGGTCAGCCGCCGCGTGCTGCTGAAGAAGGACGGCATGGGCTTCTCCTTTCACGAGACCACCATTTTTCCCGGCGGCCGCACCCACATCCACTACAAGAACCATCTTGAAGCGGTGTGGTGCATCGAAGGCGACGGATCGATCGAGACCATCGCTGACGGCAAGAAATATGACCTGGGCCCCGGCGTGGTTTACGCCCTGAACGAGCACGACGAGCATTGGCTGTGCGGTGGCAAGGAGCCGCTGCGCGTCATCTGCGTCTTCAATCCGCCGTTGACCGGCCAGGAAGTGCACGACAAAGAAGGCGTCTACGCCTTGCCTGAAGCCGTCGCGGCTTGA
- the panD gene encoding aspartate 1-decarboxylase, whose protein sequence is MQRIMLRAKLHRVTVTEADLHYEGSCGIDEDLLDAAGMREFERIELYNVTNGERFDTYIIKAARGSGAISLNGAAARRAQVGDLLIICTYGPMSEADSATHKPQVVLVDDANRVKEIRKFPA, encoded by the coding sequence ATGCAACGCATCATGCTGCGGGCAAAGCTGCACCGCGTCACGGTCACCGAAGCCGACCTCCACTACGAGGGATCTTGCGGCATCGACGAAGACCTGCTGGACGCTGCCGGCATGCGCGAGTTCGAACGCATCGAGCTCTACAACGTCACCAATGGCGAACGTTTCGACACCTATATCATCAAGGCGGCCCGCGGCAGCGGCGCCATCTCCTTGAACGGCGCGGCGGCGCGCCGGGCCCAGGTGGGCGATCTGCTGATCATCTGCACGTATGGCCCGATGTCCGAAGCCGATTCGGCCACGCACAAGCCGCAAGTGGTGCTGGTGGACGATGCGAACCGCGTCAAGGAAATCCGCAAGTTCCCGGCTTGA
- the sugE gene encoding quaternary ammonium compound efflux SMR transporter SugE: protein MTWIILVLAGLFEIVWAVGLKYTNGFTRLWPSLITVGGMIISFWLLAIAMKTLPLGTAYAVWVGIGTIGAFVAGIMLFGESTSWMRIASVALIVLGLVGLKLSTA, encoded by the coding sequence ATGACCTGGATCATCCTGGTACTGGCTGGCCTGTTTGAAATCGTCTGGGCCGTCGGCCTGAAATACACCAACGGGTTCACCCGCCTGTGGCCGTCCCTCATTACCGTGGGCGGCATGATCATCAGCTTCTGGCTGCTGGCCATCGCCATGAAAACCCTTCCCCTGGGCACCGCCTACGCCGTGTGGGTGGGCATCGGCACGATCGGCGCCTTCGTCGCGGGCATCATGCTGTTCGGCGAATCGACCAGTTGGATGCGCATCGCCAGCGTCGCCCTCATCGTGCTGGGCCTGGTCGGCCTGAAGTTGTCCACGGCGTAA